From Gimesia panareensis, the proteins below share one genomic window:
- a CDS encoding beta strand repeat-containing protein: protein MKIAFRLIAGAIVLAISAMSGTVLADEEGDFTTIIADGSEVDDTLDGISSVVPGNGMGTLFRVGHQAGQTVGLNESITHLEAMPYLFTHTKNPDDAGMLFGNFRLFRTNRGNLGGTGGIAYRFYNYDTDRIFGFGFYYDRDDSTNKVFQQSALNVETMGRYWDANANFYVPFGNRQQQLDLQFNNGSQRFSGFNILYDQTRTIGTAMRGFDTEIGVPVWGQLAQKFETRVYAGTYNFQASGIPQVWGWRGRLQAEPLPNVLAELTVTNDDTFKTNVFFNITWTFAGKPEWNKMEKSTQMYRMAERVRRNYNVVIDQSKVVDSGLVAINPATGSPWTVSHVDSQAGPGGIGSVLDPYQTIPDAQAGPDRDIIFTHAGSEYNNVAPITLVSGDRILGEGQSVNHYIDIQGFGSKLLPHSPLYGSPLRPNSLLRPTFNDSVGDGVVLASQSEFSGFILNNPTGRGVSGIGVSDVIVNYVDVNDATGEGIYLSSTTGSLSFDTTNVTNSTGDAFVVDGGDPQIRYQSGTITNTGAGYGVLIQNTTGGSVNMTSSTVVDTSSQGILLSSIGGGAVLDNVSITGSTQEGIYVTGGSANAIITVRNTVQPSTVIDSATNSSIYVENFPGTFEVDGLTIQNRNSTGILVENLTGRMNIIGNTTISNGVSPGTHAIDVNNSSGVISFSGDLGISGSAAQGISFDNGGNTGVFNVDGTTTISGTTNEAFIVLNDSPLVTLGNAVLSNNSTTSSVLYIDNAGQGGTAGQVTFANVTVGGTTGSTVPTVHVLNNTPIIGFGSLTVSANSAAFPVVAPAVYVQDNVGNINLGDLNLTTINNLAFIADNNSGTISSTGGIIDVTNAAAIDIQDSSLSMNLTSVTAGPTTGPDLNITDGFFLNSAGIRLVRTPGLFSIEGDGVTIDSGGTITGATHGVWLNDIGRVNLNGLEIQAPTVSGIEWHETTVDDGPRVNLDLVRVQDSLGDGIRIINGRTFQMTNSELLDNGTDTTEHSIEYTANLELNDTTDDSFTITLQNNIITDDSADAVRIQTAGTLMDDSVLNVLLEGNTITNTASNTAGLSVIWEGPQNITVSNGNIFAANGTGVTNNQGINIDATSTDLADLLTLQVFNNNEFILAGADSEGIQIQTEGPSNILISNNFGNGFQMSGDTSYGIRFLDLAANSNVQIDTNIINMSAVSSTAINFDLVDATNSSVTIDNNNISLFAGSILTTENAIRFNTMTNGPLQIGSGIDNPVTINGNLGSIFLFRAGGGTFNGQIRVDGQLFP, encoded by the coding sequence ATGAAAATTGCATTCCGCCTGATTGCGGGCGCTATCGTGCTGGCAATCTCCGCCATGTCGGGAACGGTACTGGCAGATGAAGAAGGTGATTTTACAACAATCATTGCAGACGGGAGCGAAGTGGATGATACACTTGATGGGATTTCATCAGTCGTCCCTGGTAATGGCATGGGAACCTTATTCCGCGTCGGTCATCAAGCTGGTCAAACCGTTGGTTTAAATGAATCGATCACACACCTGGAAGCGATGCCTTACCTGTTCACACATACCAAAAATCCGGATGACGCAGGAATGCTCTTCGGTAACTTCAGACTCTTCCGGACCAACCGTGGTAACCTGGGTGGAACCGGTGGTATTGCTTATCGATTCTACAATTATGACACCGACCGGATCTTTGGTTTCGGTTTCTATTACGATCGGGATGACTCAACCAACAAAGTCTTCCAGCAGTCAGCCTTGAACGTTGAAACAATGGGGCGCTACTGGGATGCGAATGCCAACTTCTATGTGCCGTTCGGAAATCGCCAGCAACAGCTCGACCTGCAGTTCAACAACGGCAGTCAGCGTTTTTCCGGTTTCAACATCCTCTACGATCAGACCCGTACCATCGGAACCGCCATGCGTGGTTTTGATACCGAAATCGGTGTCCCGGTCTGGGGACAACTGGCACAAAAGTTTGAGACACGCGTTTATGCAGGTACCTATAATTTCCAGGCCAGTGGTATCCCGCAGGTCTGGGGCTGGCGTGGGCGTTTACAGGCCGAACCGTTGCCGAACGTGCTTGCAGAATTGACTGTCACCAATGACGACACATTCAAAACCAATGTGTTTTTCAACATTACCTGGACCTTCGCCGGTAAACCTGAGTGGAACAAGATGGAAAAATCCACGCAGATGTACCGCATGGCTGAGCGGGTACGCAGGAATTACAACGTGGTTATCGATCAGAGTAAAGTTGTGGATTCAGGACTGGTTGCCATCAATCCGGCTACAGGCAGCCCCTGGACCGTCTCGCACGTTGATTCACAGGCAGGTCCGGGAGGCATCGGTAGCGTACTGGATCCTTATCAGACGATCCCCGACGCGCAGGCTGGTCCTGACAGAGACATTATCTTTACTCATGCCGGCAGTGAATACAATAACGTAGCGCCGATCACACTGGTCTCGGGAGATCGGATCCTGGGTGAAGGTCAGAGTGTGAATCACTATATCGATATCCAGGGCTTTGGCTCGAAACTGCTGCCGCATTCACCTCTCTATGGCAGTCCGCTCAGGCCAAACAGCCTTCTGCGTCCTACCTTTAACGACTCGGTGGGCGATGGAGTCGTGCTGGCTTCTCAAAGTGAATTTTCCGGTTTTATCCTGAACAATCCTACCGGACGAGGTGTGTCCGGGATCGGTGTCTCAGATGTCATTGTCAATTATGTTGATGTCAATGATGCCACCGGAGAGGGCATTTACTTGAGCAGTACGACTGGCAGCCTGTCATTCGATACGACCAATGTCACCAACTCCACAGGGGATGCTTTTGTCGTAGACGGAGGCGATCCGCAAATCAGGTATCAATCTGGTACGATTACCAATACCGGAGCCGGTTATGGTGTTCTGATTCAGAATACGACGGGTGGTTCGGTTAACATGACCAGTTCTACGGTGGTCGACACGAGCAGCCAGGGGATTTTGCTCAGCAGTATCGGTGGTGGGGCGGTTCTGGATAATGTCTCTATTACCGGGAGCACTCAAGAAGGCATTTATGTCACCGGCGGATCTGCCAATGCGATCATTACCGTCAGAAATACGGTTCAACCCTCGACAGTCATTGATTCAGCGACAAATTCCAGTATATACGTAGAAAACTTTCCCGGGACATTCGAAGTTGATGGACTCACCATCCAGAACCGGAACAGCACTGGTATTCTGGTCGAGAATCTGACAGGCAGAATGAATATCATCGGGAATACGACAATCAGTAATGGTGTTTCTCCGGGAACCCATGCGATCGATGTCAATAACTCCTCAGGTGTGATCTCATTCAGTGGAGACCTGGGAATTTCCGGGAGTGCAGCACAGGGGATCTCATTTGATAACGGTGGGAACACCGGTGTCTTCAATGTGGATGGAACGACGACTATCTCCGGGACCACAAATGAAGCATTTATTGTACTGAATGACAGTCCGCTGGTCACACTGGGAAATGCGGTTCTTTCTAATAACAGTACAACCAGTTCAGTATTGTATATTGATAATGCCGGACAGGGTGGAACAGCCGGCCAGGTTACCTTTGCGAACGTCACCGTCGGAGGGACCACTGGATCCACAGTGCCTACTGTGCATGTACTGAATAATACGCCGATCATCGGTTTTGGTTCACTGACGGTGTCAGCGAACAGTGCTGCGTTTCCCGTCGTGGCTCCCGCTGTGTATGTCCAGGACAACGTTGGAAATATTAACCTGGGCGATTTGAATCTGACTACGATTAACAACCTGGCCTTCATTGCTGATAACAATTCAGGGACGATCAGTTCGACCGGCGGTATCATTGATGTGACAAACGCCGCGGCCATTGATATTCAGGATTCCAGCCTCTCGATGAACCTGACTTCGGTGACGGCAGGCCCGACCACTGGACCAGACCTGAATATTACTGACGGCTTCTTCCTGAACAGTGCCGGCATCCGTCTGGTACGCACACCCGGATTGTTCTCGATTGAAGGTGACGGCGTTACGATTGACTCCGGAGGAACGATTACGGGAGCAACACACGGTGTCTGGTTGAACGATATTGGTCGTGTGAATCTCAACGGTCTCGAAATTCAGGCCCCGACGGTATCAGGTATCGAATGGCATGAAACGACGGTGGATGATGGTCCACGTGTGAACCTGGATCTGGTTCGAGTGCAGGACTCACTCGGTGATGGTATCCGGATTATCAATGGTCGTACCTTCCAGATGACTAATTCCGAGTTGCTGGACAATGGTACGGACACGACAGAACATTCCATTGAATACACGGCAAATCTTGAGTTGAATGACACCACAGATGACAGTTTCACTATCACACTGCAGAACAACATTATTACCGACGACAGTGCTGATGCAGTCCGGATCCAGACAGCTGGAACTCTGATGGATGATTCCGTGCTCAACGTCCTGCTGGAAGGTAACACCATCACGAACACCGCTTCCAATACTGCTGGTCTGTCAGTCATCTGGGAAGGACCACAGAATATCACTGTGTCAAACGGAAATATCTTTGCTGCGAATGGAACCGGCGTCACGAATAACCAGGGGATCAACATCGATGCCACCAGTACGGATCTGGCGGATCTCTTAACGTTGCAGGTCTTTAATAACAATGAGTTTATTCTGGCCGGGGCAGACAGTGAGGGGATTCAGATTCAGACGGAAGGTCCTTCCAATATCCTGATCTCAAATAACTTTGGGAATGGATTCCAGATGTCCGGTGATACCTCGTATGGTATCCGGTTCCTGGATCTGGCAGCGAACTCCAATGTGCAGATTGACACCAACATTATCAATATGTCTGCCGTCAGCAGCACAGCGATCAACTTTGATCTGGTCGATGCCACGAACTCTTCCGTTACGATTGATAACAACAATATCAGCCTGTTCGCTGGCAGTATCTTAACGACCGAAAATGCCATCCGATTCAACACCATGACCAATGGGCCTCTGCAAATCGGATCAGGGATCGACAACCCTGTGACGATCAACGGAAACCTGGGGAGTATTTTCCTGTTCCGTGCTGGTGGGGGTACATTCAATGGACAAATCAGAGTGGACGGCCAGCTGTTTCCCTGA
- a CDS encoding prenyltransferase/squalene oxidase repeat-containing protein — MNQQPYLVHLALRLAEGLEQYSTSDLEKHRTFIRSRQQPDGGFSGREGGSDLYYSGFAVRSLGILGGLEPDEAESISGYLRDFSLETLSTIDLLSWLYCALIVQASGGEDLLNSAPENWNVRVSERLETLRTQDGGYAKSEQGALGSTYHSFLIVLIYQLIGQEVPAPNRLIQFLYDMQRDDGGFVEIAPMKRSGTNPTAAAVATLLILDAMDDDLKADVRDFLNQVKSAEGGFQANTRIPFADGLSTFTGLLTAQDLDLQDLIDRNQVLKFMQGWLEFPTGGFRGASWDEQADVEYTFYGLGVLALLGKQVKPPE; from the coding sequence ATGAATCAGCAACCCTATTTAGTTCATCTGGCTCTGCGCCTGGCAGAAGGCCTGGAACAGTATTCCACTTCCGATCTGGAAAAACACCGCACATTTATACGCTCCCGGCAGCAGCCAGATGGTGGCTTTTCCGGAAGAGAAGGCGGTTCGGATCTTTACTATTCCGGCTTCGCTGTCCGCAGCCTGGGAATTTTAGGGGGATTAGAACCAGATGAAGCCGAGTCTATCAGTGGTTATCTCAGGGACTTTTCGCTGGAAACACTGTCTACCATTGATCTTTTGAGCTGGTTGTATTGCGCACTCATCGTCCAGGCTTCCGGTGGTGAGGATCTGCTGAACTCTGCCCCTGAAAACTGGAATGTCCGGGTTTCTGAAAGGCTGGAAACACTCAGAACGCAGGACGGCGGCTATGCCAAATCAGAACAGGGTGCCCTGGGAAGCACTTACCACAGTTTCCTGATCGTGCTGATTTATCAGTTAATCGGACAGGAGGTTCCCGCTCCGAACCGGCTGATTCAATTCCTGTATGATATGCAGCGCGATGATGGAGGATTTGTCGAAATTGCCCCGATGAAACGCAGTGGAACCAATCCCACAGCCGCTGCCGTCGCTACGCTGCTGATTCTGGACGCGATGGACGATGATTTGAAAGCAGATGTCCGGGATTTTTTGAATCAGGTCAAAAGCGCAGAGGGAGGGTTTCAGGCCAATACGCGTATCCCGTTTGCTGACGGACTTTCAACATTTACAGGCCTGCTGACCGCACAGGATCTGGATCTACAGGACCTCATCGACCGAAATCAGGTGCTGAAATTCATGCAGGGCTGGCTCGAATTTCCCACTGGTGGTTTCCGCGGGGCCAGTTGGGATGAACAGGCGGATGTGGAATACACCTTCTATGGACTGGGAGTGCTGGCCCTGCTGGGGAAACAGGTAAAGCCCCCTGAGTAA
- a CDS encoding zinc ribbon domain-containing protein: protein MSTTAASLKALHHLYLRLHDVNLKLEQGPKRIKLKEQFALQQEDKLKAVQEQITQLKKQVQQKNLDLQSNEAKILDLKGKLNSATSNKEFDIIKGQIAADQMANSVLEDEILELMDKIDAKEGEAKSWEEKIKAAHDEAKKAEQEFESVKDALDEEIAECNSAIADAEQIIPADLKVQFERLVRSHGAGALANVAGKFCSACNVMIEPQRRVELNSGRLVFCKSCGRLLYQDEASE, encoded by the coding sequence ATGTCGACAACTGCAGCCAGTTTGAAAGCCTTACATCATCTTTACCTGAGGTTGCATGATGTGAATCTGAAGTTGGAGCAGGGCCCCAAGCGAATTAAGTTAAAAGAACAGTTCGCTTTACAGCAGGAAGACAAACTCAAGGCTGTGCAGGAGCAGATCACTCAGTTAAAGAAACAGGTCCAGCAGAAGAATCTCGATTTACAGTCCAATGAAGCGAAAATACTGGATTTAAAGGGTAAGTTGAATTCCGCGACATCTAATAAGGAATTTGACATCATCAAGGGTCAGATCGCAGCAGACCAGATGGCCAACAGTGTTCTGGAAGATGAAATTCTGGAACTGATGGACAAAATCGATGCGAAAGAGGGTGAGGCGAAATCCTGGGAAGAGAAGATCAAAGCAGCTCATGATGAGGCGAAAAAAGCCGAACAGGAGTTTGAATCTGTTAAAGATGCTTTAGATGAAGAGATTGCGGAGTGTAACTCAGCAATCGCCGACGCGGAACAGATTATTCCTGCCGATCTCAAGGTGCAGTTTGAACGACTTGTTCGCTCGCATGGAGCAGGTGCCCTGGCAAATGTTGCCGGGAAATTTTGTTCTGCCTGCAATGTGATGATTGAACCTCAGCGTCGTGTTGAGCTCAATTCCGGTCGACTGGTTTTCTGTAAATCATGTGGTCGCCTGTTATATCAGGACGAAGCGTCTGAATAA
- the rpoD gene encoding RNA polymerase sigma factor RpoD has translation MHRLDARLNELIENGKKQGYLTYDQVSAYLPDEALNPEKLDNLLLTIEEIELDIIPDQVITVLQPEKPKGRTRSDDLSRRIDDPVRMYLTQMGEIPLLTRDEEIRLAKKIEITRRRFRRELLSSDYAMRQAIDILDKVHKTELPFDRTIKVSVTEGLEKNQILGRMPHNLKTLEYLSSKNTADFQRFINPELSKAERREAYATLQKRRRKMATLIEELSLRTQRLQIGMKRLEQISQRMTELEDQIRDLDDLRVKNSKDDRANLERELQDLVMMTMETPETLRDRIKSVKQRYLDYETAMRELSGGNLRLVVSIAKKYRNRGLSFLDLIQEGNTGLMRAVDKYEYRRGYKFSTYATWWIRQAITRAIADQARTIRIPVHMIETMSKLRKVSKQLLQENGREPTLEETAEVAGISLEETRRVLKISRHPISLDRPVGESEDSYFGDFIEDSDSDSPVNTASQEMLKDKIDHVLKTLTYREREIIKLRFGLGDGYTYTLEEVGRIFKVTRERVRQIEAKAVRKLQHPVRSKQLQGFIEGLVPDWGQTESEEESADTAASASI, from the coding sequence GTGCACCGACTCGACGCCCGATTGAATGAACTGATTGAAAATGGAAAAAAACAGGGTTATCTGACTTATGATCAGGTGAGCGCCTATCTGCCCGATGAAGCGCTCAATCCTGAGAAACTGGATAACCTTCTGTTGACCATCGAGGAAATCGAATTAGATATCATTCCCGATCAGGTCATCACCGTGCTGCAGCCGGAGAAACCCAAAGGTCGAACACGTTCAGATGATCTGTCCCGACGGATTGATGATCCGGTTCGCATGTACCTGACGCAGATGGGGGAAATCCCGCTGCTGACCCGGGACGAGGAAATTCGACTGGCGAAAAAAATCGAAATTACGCGTCGACGGTTCCGTCGTGAGTTGCTGAGCAGCGACTATGCGATGCGGCAGGCGATCGATATTCTGGACAAAGTTCACAAAACGGAACTGCCTTTTGACAGAACGATCAAGGTTTCTGTGACCGAGGGGCTGGAAAAAAATCAGATTCTGGGGCGGATGCCACACAACCTGAAAACCCTGGAATATCTCAGCAGCAAAAACACGGCCGATTTTCAGCGGTTCATCAACCCGGAACTGTCTAAGGCTGAACGTCGAGAAGCCTATGCCACGCTGCAGAAACGGCGCCGCAAAATGGCGACCCTGATTGAAGAATTGAGTCTGCGGACACAGCGACTTCAGATCGGTATGAAGCGGCTTGAGCAGATCTCGCAGCGGATGACCGAACTGGAAGATCAGATCCGCGATCTGGATGACCTGCGTGTCAAGAACTCAAAAGATGATCGGGCCAATCTGGAGCGGGAGTTGCAGGACCTGGTCATGATGACCATGGAAACTCCAGAAACCCTGCGTGATCGGATCAAGTCTGTCAAGCAGCGTTATCTCGATTATGAAACGGCAATGCGTGAGCTCTCCGGCGGTAACCTGCGTCTGGTTGTTTCCATTGCGAAGAAATATCGTAACCGTGGATTGAGCTTCCTGGATCTGATTCAGGAAGGTAATACCGGGTTGATGCGTGCCGTTGATAAATACGAATATCGCCGTGGTTATAAATTCTCAACCTATGCGACCTGGTGGATCAGACAGGCAATCACCCGGGCGATTGCGGATCAGGCTCGGACCATCCGTATTCCCGTCCATATGATTGAGACCATGTCCAAACTGCGGAAAGTCAGTAAGCAGCTGCTGCAGGAAAATGGACGTGAGCCCACCCTGGAAGAGACAGCGGAAGTCGCCGGCATCAGCCTTGAAGAGACACGCCGCGTTCTCAAGATTTCGAGACACCCGATCAGCCTGGATCGTCCAGTCGGAGAAAGCGAAGACAGCTACTTCGGTGATTTCATTGAGGATTCAGATTCCGACAGCCCGGTCAATACTGCCAGTCAGGAAATGTTGAAAGACAAGATTGACCATGTTCTGAAAACATTGACTTACCGTGAGCGCGAGATCATCAAACTGCGGTTTGGCCTGGGGGATGGTTACACTTATACTCTGGAAGAAGTCGGACGGATCTTCAAAGTGACACGTGAGCGAGTCCGTCAGATCGAAGCCAAGGCGGTCCGTAAGCTGCAGCACCCTGTTCGCAGCAAACAGCTGCAGGGCTTTATTGAAGGGTTGGTCCCCGACTGGGGCCAGACGGAATCCGAAGAAGAATCTGCGGATACCGCGGCTTCCGCCAGTATCTGA